A genomic window from Lotus japonicus ecotype B-129 chromosome 1, LjGifu_v1.2 includes:
- the LOC130732088 gene encoding bidirectional sugar transporter N3-like, with translation MSHSHLSFAFGVLGNIASFICFLAPVPTFYRICKKKSTEGFQSIPYVAALFSAMLWIFYAYVKTGEMLLITINAFGCVIETIYLAIYVTYCSKKSRISTLRMIILLNFIGLGSIVVLTNILAKGEGRVKLLGWICVVFATSVFAAPLSIMRTVIRTKSVEFLPFPLSLLLLISAILWLLYGISLKDIYVTLPNVVGLAFGMIQMILYAIYRNNVPVKDEKLPEHKGEINNDKNVAPTVSDEKQEQSIEIVEKKEEKEDEHPNEKKQDQVANDKTELKKTGDDSENCQV, from the exons ATGTCTCACAGTCACCTATCTTTTGCATTTGGGGTTCTAG GTAACATTGCCTCCTTCATCTGCTTCCTTGCACCAGT ACCTACATTTTATAGaatctgtaaaaaaaaatcaacagaAGGGTTCCAATCAATTCCATATGTGGCAGCTCTCTTCAGTGCAATGCTTTGGATATTTTATGCCTATGTCAAAACCGGAGAAATGCTACTTATCACCATTAATGCATTTGGCTGTGTGATTGAGACAATTTACCTTGCCATCTATGTTACTTACTGCTCCAAAAAATCTAGA ATTTCAACATTGAGGATGATTATCTTGTTGAACTTTATTGGATTGGGCTCTATTGTAGTTCTAACCAACATCCTAGCAAAAGGAGAAGGCCGTGTCAAGCTTCTTGGATGGATTTGTGTAGTGTTTGCTACTAGTGTTTTTGCTGCACCTTTAAGTATTATG CGGACAGTTATTCGCACGAAAAGCGTAGAGTTTCTTCCATTTCCACTTTCACTTCTCCTCCTGATTAGCGCAATTTTGTGGCTGTTATATGGAATTTCATTGAAAGATATCTATGTTACG CTCCCTAACGTTGTGGGCTTAGCATTTGGAATGATTCAGATGATACTATATGCAATTTACAGAAACAACGTCCCTGTAAAGGATGAGAAGCTTCCAGAACACAAGGGGGAGATCAACAATGATAAAAATGTAGCTCCAACTGTGAGTGATGAGAAACAAGAACAGAGTATTGAGATTgtggagaagaaggaagagaaggaagatgagCATCCTAATGAGAAGAAGCAGGACCAAGTAGCTAATGACAAAACAGAGCTCAAGAAAACAGGGGATGATAGTGAGAATTGCCAAGTTTAA